The Anolis carolinensis isolate JA03-04 chromosome 2, rAnoCar3.1.pri, whole genome shotgun sequence genome contains the following window.
ATACTAAAAGAGTCAGAGGGACAGCAATTCTCATGAACAACAGTTTCAACATTGCAATACTAGACCAAATTAACAATAGAGATGGAAGATGTGTATTACTAACATTTAAAGTGGATAATAAAAAATTACTACAGAAAATATAAACTCTCTTAGTACAGGTCAACAACGATTTCTGAGATAAAACCTGAAAAAACTTCAAAACTTTTATGAGGGAGAGACTATCCTAACAGGGGACTTCAATTTGGACATAAGCGAACATAAaaaattgttcttccttttaaatattgtatttttctttcttttttatttttctgcactacaaatgagatatgtgcagtgtgcataggaattcattcattttttttccaattagttcacacaaacactctccatccatctgccactggcccgacctgtctgtcaaattttaaaacacaatataccaAAACgtttgtctgtcaaattttaaaacacaatataccaaaacgtttgcccatgcctgatatatatacattatatctaATATAATgtttaaacatttcttggggctccacaataaacttttgcttcaaaaagggctctgcagatgaaaaagtttgagaacccctggtctagaacaTCAGCAGGTGATATAAGTATTCCAATAGCTCTCTAGGATTCCCTTTTCAGAGCCTTGTAGTGGCATACAAAATGACATCTTCTAGAAAAAGCACAGAATGAGGCAAAAAGCCACAGTcacaacatgaaccccagctgaTTTTTAACTATGCTtatcttgtattttaatagtatttaatCTCTTTGTTTTAATGATGCTGTAACTTGCTTCGAGTCGCAATGAGAAGTAGAtaacaaatgtattattattagtagtagtagtagtagtagtagtagtggtagtagtagtataattattattattattaggaagaaaacaatataattaagaTCTATATTTTGGAACCAGCATGCATGTGTACGTTAGTGCCttgctgaggctgagagagtgggatgTCCAAGAAAAGGTCAGATCTGGTGACTTTTAGGTGGTTAGACTAACAAAGAGTATTTCTAATAAACAGCATTACAATATGCATTCCCAGGCAACACTGGGCACATCAGATAGTTTTGTATAAAAGGCACCATTTTaccatggagcccccagtggagcagcaggttaaactgctgagctgctgaacttgttgactgaaaggtcagtggttcgaatccagggagcagggtgagcttccgctgttagccccagcttctgccaacctagaagttcaaaaacatgcaaatgtgagtagatcgataggtaccactctggtgggaagctaacAGTGCTctaagcagtcatgccggtcacataaccttggaggtgtctacggacaacgccaactcttcgtcttagaaatggagatgagtaccaatccccagagtcggacacaactagacttaatgccagggaaaaacctttaccttttattttaccATACCACAGTATAAAATGGGATTTGCGCCTCCCTGGATTTTTGTATCCTCGTGAATCAAACCACAGTGGACAAAATGTGGAAATGGGACATTAAAAAGACAGCTCTAAATACATACATTTTCTTCCCACAGGACTCTGGGGCTTGGTCAATAATGCTGGTATAGGTATACCTGTAGGACCCAATGAATGGCTGACCAAGGATGACTTTGCCAAGGTGATCAATGTCAATCTGCTTGGACTGATTGATGTGACGTTGCACATGCTGCCCCTGGTGAGAGCAGCCAGAGGAAGGATTGTCAATGTGTCCAGTGTGATGGGAAGAATCACAGGCTTTGGAGGAGGTTACTGTCCTTCCAAGTATGGTGTGGAAGCCTTCTCAGACTGCCTAAGGTACTAATACTAATGCGCATCCCAATTTTGTCCATGTGTTTTAGCCAAAAAAGAtgcacattagactcgagtaaatacgatATTGAAATATGCATAAAAGACAATTGAACTGAGATTGTTTTATAGCTCAGTGTCAGCCAATGTCCTTGCAGAAAAAAGGTTTGCCTGTACCtttctctgaagcagagagtgtggcagccatttattattaataataataataataataataataataataataataataacaataactttataaccCTCCatctttccccgaagggactcggggcagcttacaaagacaaaaacaaaatagaaataaacagcagtaaaaaataaaaataaaacaagcaattaaaaattcacaaatacacaaTAATCATTAAAACAGGCAATAAGTTCCATAATTAACATAGTGAGTTAATAGAACCAAcatgagaaataaaaaataaaaacatggctgtgcaaTGAGTTAGGGCAATAAGTTCTCAGTCAGTTCTCAGTCATAACTTGCTTATGTACACGGTGTTATCCAAGTATGCATTTTTGAATAGTAATTATTAGAGATACTCATTGTTAGTGTTATAATTTTGTGATTGCTAAGCGGCATAAGCTTTAATGCATTTTTTGGGTTTTCAGTTTTACCTTTAGTTAATTAGCAATGTAACTTTTTCACATTAATGTGGTTTCCTAAGTAATCTTACATAATAAGTTTAATTAGTTGACATTAATTGAAACTTCCCTTTTCTGCAATATGGTTTATTTGTACAATAGTTTGTTCATTAATTGTATTGTTGCTTACCTATCTGTGACCCAAAGAGATTTCATCTATTTTAATTTCAGCCTCTTAATAGTGCCGTGCTCCTCAAGCCTGCTTTAAAGCAGTCCAGCCAAAAGGGGAATGACAGAGCTATCCCTGCCAGCTTTCAGTGAGCAGAGGGAGAAAAGCCAATTTTTGTGCATTATTTGtctgctttctctccctctttgccttcctctttccCAACGCCCACAATTGGTGTCACCCCCTCTAATAATGTTACTTGGTGCCTTATGCACCCTCCATACCCTGTAGTGATGTCACTTCTATCATGTTGTCAATAGAGGCATCCCCTTGCGAGGAACTCTGCCCTGGTTTTGCTTTTCAGATATTTTCAGTCAAGAAGCACCTTTCGGACTTTAGAAATTGTAAGGACCTGTTCATTCCTCATGACAGAGGGTTTTAAGAGAATTTTATAAAACAATCTAAagtttttgtgttgtcaaaggctgtttctttctctcttaatTTCCAATTCAGGCGAGAGCTCCTTCCTTTTAGAGTCCGAGTCAGCATTATTGAGCCTGGGGCTTTCGCTAATCCAATTGCCAATACAGTACAAGAATACATGAAGGGTACATGGGACCGGTTACCTTCTGACATCAAAGACACCTATGGCTATCATTACTTCGAATTCTGTAAGTCAACATTCTGGAAGTCCTCTTGCAAATTATCAATATGGTGGTAGGAAGCTGAATGGGGAGAAGCTGTGaaattacactgcagaattaatgcatttgtgaaattatgtttaatATACATGTTGTAGAGAAAAAATTATGAGAATACCGTATTTTATCTGTTCTCTAGCCTCTCCCTTCTGAGCTACGGAGCCTCTGTAAGCTCAGATGGGAGAGGCCAGAGGGCTGGTGCTTTGAGGGCACAGCTGCATGGACAGGTGAAGCTTCACCCACACACACATCTGTGCCCTCAAAGGAACTACTTGTGCAGTGAAAAGGGGCTCTCCAAGGGGGCTTTCTTCACCATGTAATAGATACCACCGCATGATCCACCTCCCCCACCCCAAAAGGAGGGAAGGTGTCACTATTTTGCAGTGAAATATCATACactagaacagtgatggccaacctatgacacgtgtgtcagcactgacacacctagccatttttgctgacacgctgccgcatgcagattgattggatgactatgtcttttgcggccaaatgtgatgtgatttggtccagtggttttgttgtttactccatgggaattattcacattatacacacacacacacacacacacacgcgcacacacacacacacacacacacacacatatatatatatatatatatataaaatatcattctattattattgtagtatattatcattttattactattatattattattatattattcattattcatgactacattgaaactagaatagagagaaatcagcgtggaaactgcaagaggtaccatagattgttgtacatggaaataatggtagtaaatagtttttgatttattaaatagagttatatattacaattatatatttttgttatttaaactatacacattgcgaaattatggttttttctctccaagtgacacaccacccaagtcatgctagattttttggtgaattttgacacaccaagcgcaaaaggttgcccatcattgtactAGAATTATATTTACCAAATACAGGTATTAGGACTCATACATATTAAAATTACAATGGtttccatgattttttttaaaaaatccaagttCAAAATaattgaagattttttaaaatctattttaaattaCTGACATATTGGTATTCTTCACTCTCAGTAACACCATTGATGCATTTACTCACATAGGAGCTCCAGACCAGTAATGTTTAAAGACATCTAGCTAGCTTTCCTTCCTTAAAAGGAAGTTCAGCCTCATTGGTTTTTCAAGTATCTCCTTAGCACAGCCTTCCACAAACCACTgctgtccagatgttttgactgaCATCCTCCATGGATTCTACCCTACATAGGCCATGGtcaaggattatgggagttgtcagATCAAGGCATCAAGATTGATGGTCTACAACTCAAATGATAGTCATCAGAAAGCATGATTATTTTtccctttgttttatttttcccacACAGATTTTACAGCTTTGCAAGATCTCATTAAAAATGCCAGCTCCAACCTCTACCTGGtcactgactgcatggagcatgccCTGACATCGCGGTATCCACGCACACGCTACTCTGCAGGCTGGGATGCAAAGCTCTTCTACATTCCTCTGTCTTACATGCCAACCTTTGTGATAGACTATGTGATGGCCCGCTCATCCCCAAAGCCAGCACAGGCAGTATAGCTTTGAATATGGATTTTCATActgttatatttaattctgtttaatgtttgcatatgctGTCATACTTTTAatataagccgctttgagtctcctttgaaagagataaagtggggtataaataaacataataaacataataatgataatataatgattataattataatatagaaAGAGTTTTGTGGTCATAT
Protein-coding sequences here:
- the LOC100565488 gene encoding 17-beta-hydroxysteroid dehydrogenase type 6 produces the protein MWFYLAVLVGLYFLLRWYREGQTVENLREKYIFITGCDSGFGNKLAKQLDAGGLRVLAACYTQKGAEELQRLTSDRLKTTILDISNTESVVAATEWVKGIVKNKGLWGLVNNAGIGIPVGPNEWLTKDDFAKVINVNLLGLIDVTLHMLPLVRAARGRIVNVSSVMGRITGFGGGYCPSKYGVEAFSDCLRRELLPFRVRVSIIEPGAFANPIANTVQEYMKGTWDRLPSDIKDTYGYHYFEFYFTALQDLIKNASSNLYLVTDCMEHALTSRYPRTRYSAGWDAKLFYIPLSYMPTFVIDYVMARSSPKPAQAV